The Arachis ipaensis cultivar K30076 chromosome B03, Araip1.1, whole genome shotgun sequence region AGCGCAGAGGGGAAGCCTCCGTGGCTTCCTCCCGGGAGCGCACGAGGTCCCCTCCAAGACGAACCTCACGATCTCTCGAAAGGCGCCCCTTCGGGAGAACTGGCGACAACAGCGCCAGAATAATGCAGGAACTGCGTCATAGGATGCAGGACCTGGAGCGCCGACTGGCGGACCGGGAACATCGCCAACAAACTCCCGAATCAAGCTACTCCCGTTCCCCTCCGAGAAGCCACTCCCGGTGAACAGCGAGCCCACGATCTGAGCCTGAGAGCGCCAGGGAGGAAGGACGCCCAaggagacgccacaaccccatcATCTACACCAGGCGTGAAAGGAGACGCACCACAGATCGAGACCGCGAAGACGGTCGATGAGAAAATGGCGAGGGAAGAACAAGGAGAACGCGGGGACCAGTGATAATGGGCGCAACCCCATTTCATCGTTCCATCCTCGAAGTCCGGCTGCCAAAGCACTTTGACAAGccgacggacatgaggtacgatggaACCCAGGATCCGTAGGAACACCTCACGGCCTTCGacgccaggatgaacctagagggagtgggagacgaggtaaggtgccgcgctttcccggtcaccctcgcgggacctgcaatacggtggtttaacaGCCTCCCACAGGGCTCGGTGGCCAGGTTTTCGGATATTAGCCACGCCTTCCTAGCCCAATTTACTACCAGAATCGCAAAGGCAAAGCACCCGATCAATCTGCTCGGGGTGACCCAGAGGTCCGGCGAACTGACAAGGAAATATCTAGACCGGTTCAACGACGAGTGCCTAGAGATCGACAGGCTGACTGATTCGGTTGCTAGCCTATGCCTAACGAATGGACTTCTAaacgaggacttcagaaagcacctcacCACGAAGCCGGTGTGGACGATGCAGGAGATTCAAAGTGTAGCCAGGGAATACATTAACGatgaagaagtcagccaggtcgtggatgccaacaaacggcagccctCCTACAATCAAACACGGCAGCACGGAAGCGGAGAAAGACAGAAGGAACACGCCAGAGATGGCGGTCTGAGCAAGGCACCCAGGTCATTTCCTCGAGTCGGGAAGTTCACCAATTACACCCCCACCATCCCCATCATAAAAGTTTATCAACAGATAGCAGAGAAGAAAATTTTGCCGAAGCCCCGACCTCTGAAGAACCGGACCGGGGGAAGCAAGAGCCTCTATTGTGATTATCACAAAGGCTATGGACACAAGACACAGGATTGCTTCGACTTGAAGGACGCGTTCGAACAAGTGATCCGGGATGAAAAGCTGGCCGAATTCTCCCACCTCATCAGGGAGCCGAGGAGGCAAGATCGCGACTGCGACGGAGAGGACAAGACCCGCGCGACGAAGCGACGTCACGAGCCGGAGGACAACGAACACGGCCTTACCATAGTGAACGTGGTAACGGCAAGAGACGCACCTCCAAGGTCGAGGTCGGCACACAAGAAAGACGCCAAGGTCTTGGCGGTTTCCTCATCCTCAATGCAAAGTTCCAATAGGCTCCCACCAATCTCATTCGGTCCAGAGGACTAATGGTTTGATGAAACCGCAGAAAAccctcccatggtcatcacggccagagTGGGAACTGGCCTCATCAAGCGGATCCTCGTGGACACCGGGGCAGACTCGAATATCATGTTTCGTAACGTGTTCGACGCCTTGGGCCTGCGGGATGCCGATTTAAAGACGCACCAGCACAGTGTGGTAGGTCTgggcgaccacttcatcaagccagacAGGATAATCTCCCTACCAATATCTGTAGGATCAGGACAGGGACGAAGGTCGGTAATGGCTGAGTTCGTAGTTCTACGAGACTCCACGGCTTACAATTTCATCCTAGGGAGAAAGACTATCAACGACCTCAGAGCAGTGATCAGCACAAAGATGTTGATAATGAAGTTCGTCGCTGATGACGAATCCGTGGGATCCATAAAAGGAGACTTGGAAatggcagtcgcttgcgacaatGCCAGCCTCTCCTTAAGGAAGAAATCTAAAGAGGCATCGGGGGTATTCCTTGCCGATTTGGACGCTAGAGTCAGCGACAAGCTGAGACCCGAGCTGGAAGGGAACTTAGAAAGGTTCAGAGTATGGGACACGAAGGAGAAGTTAACCTTTGTGAACAGAAACCTCCCACACGATTTGAAGGAACCTCTAATGGAAATGATAAGGGCCAACAGCAACCTATTTGCATGGACGCCAGCCGATATGCCGGGGATAGACCCCCAACTCATGTCACATCACTTGGCCGTGATGGCGGACGCCAAACCGGTAGctcaaaggagaagaaaaatgtcGCAAGAGCgagcagaggaggtggccaggcagacggcTAGCCTCCTCGAAGCAGGATTTATTCGAGAACTCGACTATTCGACGTGGCTCTCGAATGTAGTTCTAGTGAAAAAGCACAATgggaaatggaggatgtgtgtggattactctgatctcaacaaagcatgcccccaaggactgctaccccctgcCCAACATTGATGCGCTCGTCGACACAGCGGCGGGATATCAGTACCTGAGCTTTATGGACGCTTATTCAGGCTATAATTAGATACCAATGCACCGGCCTGACGAAgagaaaacggcgttcataacgccaggagggaTATATTGCTTCAAGGTGATGCCATTCGGCCTGAAGAACACTGGGGCAACGTACCAAAGGctaatgaacaagatattcagtgACCTCATAGGCAAAACGGTGGAGGTGTATGTAGATGATATCCTTGCAAAGACCACCCTGTCTGAGGACCTCATAAGCGACCTGGGAAACGTGTTCGCCTCcctccgacaacacggcatgaggctcaacccactcAAATACGCCTTTTCCATGGAAGCAAGAAAGTTCCTAgggttcatgataacccaaaggggGGTCGAGGCCAACCCGGAAAAGTGCCAAGCGATACTCCAAATGAAGAGTCCGGGCTGTGTCAAGGACGTTCAGAGGTTGTCGGGTAGGCTCACCGCCTTATCCTGTTTCCTTGGGGCATCGGCCGCTAGGGCGCTGCCATTTTTCAACCTTATGAAAAAAGGGATAGTGTTTGAATGGACCCCAGCGTGTGAGGAAGCATTTAAACATTTTAAAGAGATCCTCGCAACACCACCTGTGCTCGGGAAGCCCAAAGTCGGATCAACAACCAATATACTTCATGAGCAGAGTACTGCAAGGAGCAAAACTGAGATATAGCAAACTAGAGAAGCTGGCTCTAGCACTGCTAACCTCCTCCCGAAGACTACGGCAGTACTTCCAGGGTCACCAAGTGGTCGTGAGAACGGACTAGGGAATCCGCCAAGTGCTCCAAAAACCTGACTTAGCGGGAagaatgatgacctgggccatcgagctatCTCAGTATGATTTGCGATACGAGCCCCGACATGCGATCTAGGCACAAGCAATGGCAGACTTCTTGGTAGAAGTAGCGGGGGACCCGACCGAGGAAGCAGGCGTACGGTGGAGGCTCCATGTGGACGGGGCTtccaaccaaacgtccgggggTGCCGGGATCATCTTGGAAAGTCCTGCCGGGGTCATATACGAACAATCAATCAAGTTCGAATTTCTCGTATCgaacaaccaagcggaatatgaggcCCTTCTAGGTGGCTTGATCTtagctcgggaagtcggggcTACGAGGCTggaagtatgcagcgactcacaAGTCATGACCTCGCAAGTaaatggaagctaccaagccagggATTCGCTATTGCAAAAGTACTTGGAAAAGGTCAAAGAGCTGAGCAAATAGTTTGAGAAGGTCGCGGTCCAACACGTTTCAAGGAAAAagaacacacgggcagacctcctatccAAACTAGCGAGCACGAAACCGGGAGCCGGCAACCGGTCCCTCATTCAAGGCATGAAAAAAGAACCAGCAGTTGCCCTCTACCTGACAAAGATAAGTACTTCCTGGATGGACCCCATCACTGATTACCTAGAAAACGGCAAACTCCCTGAAGACGAGAAAGAAGATAAAGCGTTGAGAAGAGAGGCAGCCAAGTATGCGATCATACAAGGCCAATTGTTCAAAAAGGGAGTTAGCCAGCCCTTGCTGAAGTGCCTGCATCCAAACCAGACGGACTACGTGCTaagagaagtccacgaggggtgctgcggccaccacatcgggggcaaagccttAGCAAGAAAGCTCATCCGAGTTGGATattactggccatcaatgatgGAGGACTCTAAATAATTCGTGAAGAAGTGCGTCAAGTGCCAAGAGAATGGCAGCTTCCACAAAGCACCGGCTACCGAACTGAGCCTACTGACATCCTCCCGTCTTTTcgcacaatggggagtcgacctcttagGACCTTTTCTGGTTGATCCGGGGCAAGTCAAATATCTCATAGttgccatcgactactacaccaaatggatagaggctgaaccCCTGGCCAGTATATCATCATCCAATTGTCgaaagttcatgtggagacaggTGATAACCCGATTCGGCATCCCGAAAGTCGTTATCTCGGATAACGGGACGCAGTTCACTGATAAAAAGTTCGTGGAGTTCGTCGCCGGTCTGGGCATAAAACAGAAATTCTCTTGGGTAGAGCATTCCCAGACAAACGGGCAAGTCGAGGCTGCAAATAAGGTCGTCTTGCTGGGCCTCAAGAAGCGGCTGGATAATAAAAAAAGGTGCATGGGCCGACGAGCTCGCCTCGGTCCTCTGGTCTCACCGTACAACCGAGCAGTCCTCCACGAGAGAAACCCCTTTCTGCCTGATGTATGGGGTGGACGCAATGATACCCGTAGAGATCGGCGAGCCGAGCCCACGACTACTTCTAAACAGAGTGGAAGAAGCTGTAGAGAAGGACCTAGTAGACGAGGCAAGGGAGATGGCCCATTTGTCAGAAGTAGCactaaagcaaagaatggccctgcgctacaacaccaaagtgctcaggagagaatttgaaCAAAACGACCTCGTCCTGCGGTGCAATGACATCGGGCTCCCGACCCAGGGGGAAGGCAAGCTCgcggcaaactgggaaggcccctacagagtcAAAGAGGTAATTGGCAAAGGCGCCTACAAGTTGGAAAAGCTCGATGGCAAAGAAATTCCGAGAACCTGGAATGCAGGTAACCTAAGAAGGTTTTATTCTTAGCTCAAACACGCCGATTAGGCGATCTGACGAGCTCAGCGATTTACTTTCCCGAATACTTGTCATGACAATAGACTTGTTTAGCTGATTGATTAATGTTTACTTGTCAAAATTAATGTTTATTCGTCAAAATTACTTTCCCATCTACTTTTCCCCATTTATGCGTCCCACGACAACATGTTCCTTATAATGCATGGTAAACGGGACAACGACATCACGGtgccccgggactgatcaccccgggagccaactAAGTTAAAGCCATAACAAACGGCTACAGCAATAGCAAAGCCACGACCTGGCTTCGCCGAGTTACCAACATAACGGTAAGCTAATACGAGCGACGAGTCTACACCGACAAAACGGTAACCAAACAAAACGAAAATGCTACCAGATAAACGAAGAAAAATGATAATCACAAATCGACCAAGCGACTATTAAAGTATAACAAAAGTAAGTTCCACAAAGTTCTACAACATAATCATAGACCCATACAAAAAATACAAAGAGATCACATTTTGGGCATGTCGACAATCTTGCTGTCCTTGATTGTTTTAAAGACCCCAATCGCCGACGTATCGAAATCAGGAGCCACGATCTTTACCTGGGCCTTGAGGGCCTCCTCAATCATCAGGATCGCACTTTTTCCCTGTTTCACGGTCTCTTTATATTTCTTCCTAAGCCCTTCGACCTCAGCTTGAGCAGCCTTAGCCGACGAGACGGCCACATCACATTCCTTCTCCAAAGCGATCACCCGACCTTGCGCGGCATTGAGTTAGCTCTCTAAATTCATCTTCCGCTCGGTTAGACGGGACACGGTGGCATCAGAGGTCTTCAGTTTTTCCTCGGTAGATTCGGCCTTCTCCTCGGTGTCACGAGGTGAAGGCACCGCCTGATCCTCCTTGTCCTCAGGAGGGTTCTCCGGCTTCCCGTCAACCTTCTTGTCAGCCTTCTCCTCATCGCTGTCTACCAAGAAAGTCTTGAACAAACCCTCAAGCCTTGTCACtgaagcagacatctccactgcaACAAATGAGTAAACAAGTTACTCGTGAAATCGACATGACCAATCGAAGCAACAATAATGCAGGAAACGTCAAAACTACTCACAAATATAATTCCTGGGGACCTCCCGGTCACCCATTAAGAGGTGGGGATTCACATGATTCTTCCCAAAAATAGCCAACAACAACCAGtacgtcgggatgaggcgttccccCTCCAACGACAACCAGAAGGGATGACGACCTTTGACCGGACGCACCTTAAAATACTTGTCTTTAAACCCGTgataagagtcctcgaacaagccGAAGATCCTCCGACCCTGCGCAGATCAGAAGGacatgaaccctttcctcgctttcCCCTCCTTGGAAGGATTCGTGAGgttgaagaaaaaaagaaaacgtCAACGGACACTGGCAACTCTAGATATTCacacaccatctcgaaacagtGGATGGAAGCCCAACTGTTTGGATGCAGCTGAGACGGCACCACGGAGATCCGGTTAAGGAGCGCCATTTGAAAAGCAGAACATGGAATACGAACCCCCACTTGAGTGAACATGTACTTATAGAACCAAATCCATTCGGGAACCCGGGGGGAATGGAAATTAAGCTCGTATAGTCATTCATTGGGAGTAGGAACAAAGACGTCGTAGTTGGCCTCCTCGTCAGTCCCGCCGCACAAGTACTCGGCTTGGCGGAACTCGGTTAACTCCTCCTCACCCGCGGCGGAGGTAGTAGCTCGAGAAACGacacgaggcatacctacagtgggggtaccACTCGGTTAGTCTGAGGTCGGGAGTATGGAAAAAATCCAGAAACTACATTTAGCCTATTCAATAACTAAGATCAAGCATGGGTAAAGTAGAATCCAAGTAAAAACCTAAAAAGCTAACACCCTGGAATGGTAACCCCCCTAACGCACCTACTTGACACTATGATCATCCAGCATGCAAATCAAACAAGCAACATGCATATAGGAGAACTGATAATGAAGataaaacaaacataaagaagagaaagaggagaagaatgCTTACCTGATTGACTGTGATAACTGAGAGGAAAACAGGAAGGGATGGATGCTCAAAAATGCGAAGATCATAGTAGGGAATTCaggaaggaagaaggagaatACGGAGAAGATGGGGATGAAGATGAACAAAAAAACGGAATGAAAATGGAGCGTGAAACTGACTAGGGGATAAAAAACTGACATGAAGCGCGAAAGGTAGGGGTAAAAGAGTCTTTACTCACAGGGTTTGAAACAACCCgttatgagcattaaatgcccGGCACGAAGAACGAGGCGACGAATGGTTATCCCCATCAACGAAAAGACACGCGCACAAATGGCACGTCCTCTCCACGAGCGGCCGACCTGCCGACGACATAAGGGAACATAACGCGCCACCAACAGCGTTCGCGTCCATTGCTAGCGCGTtaggggcactgttacggcctggcccataTAGCATACGGGCCGACCCGACCCGTGGACCACCCGACTCGAACGGTCAGGCCTGAGCTGCTCAACCTCtcacccggacacgcgtccctgcCAGCTTCGCTACAGCTGTGTGGAGGAAGCTTTGAGGAAGGTGGGTCTGCCTTTGTGGGACCCACCTCTGACAcagtatatatggggagggtcctacccctcccctaaggtacgtcacataccattTTCTCACTTTTTCGCCTGTACACTcaactgactagagcgtcggagtgtctttgcaggtgacaccccccttttCTACACGAAGAGCTCGGAAAGTCGGTTACACCTCCTCCAATCCAGCAACCCAAGACCAGGCGACTCCCCTCTTTCATCGACCAAAGTATCAATCCGAACCGTCCAGTACCCGACATACCGAACAggcatatatttatatatttttacaccttgaattttttttaaataaaaaaactcaaCACAATAAGGTGGAGCATTTAGAAAGTCCAGAACAAAAAATCGTAGttatctccggcattgccatcaacaactagACGGAACAAAGCCAACCCACTCTTTGTAGCTCCTAATCGACTTGGTAATAACTTCTGCAACGCATGTTTCTTAATTCCTGAAAATCCTGACATTCCTTTCCAACCACGTATGTCAAACGATAGCAAAAAAACCAATCAGCCACCTGTTACGTTCGACTTTTCTTACAGAAGCTCCtgtccaactctcaaagtgtTGCTTAATGGTTTCTGGAATAGACCAAAATTTATTATAGGTGTATAACCAatcacaccacacctgccacgtGAACTCACATCCAATGAATAAGTGGAAATAATTCTCAGTTTCTTTTTTACATAAAACACAAATCATATCCCTGTGATCAATAATGCCCAATCTAATCAATCTTTCCTTAGTATTGACCCTACGAAATAACACAAACCAGGTGAATAGCTCAACTCTTGGTAGTACTAGTCCTCTCCATATAGATCTAGCGAAACTATAACTCATAATGTCCTCCGGGAGAGTCTCATCTTGCAAagcctgcacaaatgagttagtagagtAAACTCCTGATCTATCAAATTTCCATACTATTCTGTCCTCCCTCTCACTTGTTAACCTGATAGATTGTAGAACTCCATGAAGTTGGTTAACTAATTctaactcccattggaatagTACCCTTCTCCAATGAAAGTTCCATATCCACTCCAgcccatcccagaacccacagtCCCCTATTACAGATCCGACTTGATTTAAAACCGAGAAAAGCCTTGGAAATACATCCTGAAACACACCACATGGTAGCCAATTATCTTTCCAAAAATGAATTCTTCTACCATCTCCTAACTCTAATGATAACCCTCTAACCATTTTATCTCTCGCTTGCTGTTCTCTTATCTGCAATTGACAAATGTCCCTCAATGGACCCTTTGTATTAGGAACCAGCTGACAAGAAAgaaggacatttttattcaagtCATTGTAGGAGCACACAATTTACTTCCATAATGggcaatcctcctttgaaaactACCACCACCACTTGAATAATAATGTTGTATTCCGGAGCACTGCATCGCCCACGCCCAAACCCCGAAGCGTTTTGGAGCTTGCACAATATCCCACCTTACCAAAGGTACCCCATCTCTTCCATCCTCATTACTCCACAAGAACCTCCTCTGCAAAGATATGAACTTATCTGCTATTGCTTTGGGCATCTTATATAAGCTAAGATAGTAAACCGGCAGACTATTAAGCACAGATTTGATGAGTACCAGCTTACCAGCTTTATTAATCGTTTTGACTTTCCACAGATTaagtttttcttctactttttctATAATAGGTTTCCATGTCTTGACCAATTTCAGATTCTCTCCCAAAGAAATACCAAGATATTTGACTGGCAACATTGCTTCCTTACACCCCAACAAGCTACACATCCTTTGTGACCACTCTCGCTCGCAATTAACCAAAATCAAGCTAGATTTATCAAAGTTAATACTCAAGTCAGACATCATCTCAAAACACCGTAGAAGCCGCTTATACTTGCAAATAGTCTCCTCCTTCGGGGGACAAAAAAGTATTGTGTCATCTGCAAATTACAAGTGAGACAACTCAATATTGTCTTTTCCAACCAACAAAGGAGAGATCCTTCCATGTCTTACTGCCTCTCCTACCATCCTATGAAGGACCtcaacaacaagaacaaaaagaaaTGGAGAAAGAGAATCCCCTTGTCGTAAGCCCCGTTCCATCTTAAAAGATTTAGAAGGCGAGCCATTTATCAAAAGTGACATAGACGCCGTGCACACACATTCCTTGATCCACCCTCGCCATCTTTACCCAAACCCCATTTTTTGAAGTACAATATCCACAAATTTTCATTTGACTCTATTGTAAGCTTTTTGAAAGTCCAGTTTGATTATTgccaatttcttcttctttgctTCAACCATTGCACAGTTTCAAACGCAATCAAAGTCCCATAATAAATCTTCCTCCCTGCACAAATGCACTCTGAGTCTCCCCTACTAAGTCCGGCATTATCCTTCTCATTCTTCGCACCAACACCTTCAGAATGACCTTATACACACAGCCTACCATGCTAATCAGCCGAAGATCTTTAATCTCCCTTGCTCCCACAAACTTCAGAGCCAGAGCCACCCATGTAACTGATGCGTGGCAGAAATTAGGCCAATTAAGATAttgtaatataagaacagcgttgcaagtatagcgcttaaccagctaaaatccgcctcatcaatttagaaaggtgtcataaaatttagaataaaaatactaggagtataagtcccaggtcgtctcccaacgagttgctagaaagggtgctaagttattaatcaggagttttccgagaattttgagagttaaataacataaattaaacaattgtaatttagtgcaatggaaattaaaaggaatttatattattcaaaataaaaaagacttgactgggggaatgattaattggaagttctatccttgttggaattctctcaagtgtagtataaagaagttgttattttcacttagttaacccttattaaataaaggaaagttaagtgatcgagctaactcttattcgtaaatcctagtcctctcccttagaaagctctagcgttagtaaatatagaattagccaacaactcccaatttaactaaccacttgagcattccaactcaagtgtctcctcttaatcaacccccatgtcaggtagggaatctactctattgacatggataccatcttcgttattgggagtttggaatagaaaagagacagaataatttaaataaaatagatattcaaaattaattaaaagtaaaagtaatcctttgcattaacaatccatgaaaataatccaattaccactctaaacaagaattgagaatatggaataaataaaagaacaagtaaggaaacaaactagaatagtatctttaACGGAGGTGataactcttcaatatccaaaacaaaagcataaaactaataaactatgaatgtaaagaaaacttaGAGGAAGTGtaattctctctagattcagatctaaaaacctaaaactatcctaatgagaatgtgtgttgagtctctgcccTGGCTTTaatatgtgtttctgggccgaaaactgagtCGAAAcacggcccgaaattgcccctagcattttctgttaattctgcagatcgcgcatgtcacgcgtatacGTCAGTCATGCGTGCGTGTTATTTGGCAaatttccttatcacgcgtatgcgtcgtccacgcgtgcgcgtcttttgtgcatactccaatccatgcgtacgcgtcaggcatgcccacgcgtcgctgcaattttctccatgtcGCACGCACGCGTGAACCATGTGTGCGCGTCGacgctcgctggtcatctccttgatttcttgtgttccttctatttttgcaagcttcctctccattttctaagccattcttgccctataaagcctgaaacacttaacacacggatcacgacatcgaatggtataaagtaggggt contains the following coding sequences:
- the LOC107633267 gene encoding uncharacterized protein LOC107633267, whose protein sequence is MGATPFHRSILEVRLPKHFDKPTDMSLPQGSVARFSDISHAFLAQFTTRIAKAKHPINLLGVTQRSGELTRKYLDRFNDECLEIDRLTDSVASLCLTNGLLNEDFRKHLTTKPVWTMQEIQSVAREYINDEEVSQVVDANKRQPSYNQTRQHGSGERQKEHARDGGLSKAPRSFPRVGKFTNYTPTIPIIKVYQQIAEKKILPKPRPLKNRTGGSKSLYCDYHKGYGHKTQDCFDLKDAFEQVIRDEKLAEFSHLIREPRRQDRDCDGEDKTRATKRRHEPEDNEHGLTIVNVVTARDAPPRSRSAHKKDAKVLAVSSSSMQSSNRLPPISFGPED